aaaaaaaagcggtTCCTTTAGTTggtgagtttgagtttgagtttgagtttgataaAGAGTAAGTAGATATTTTTGTAAGACTGATgaatagtttaatttttaatattttaaattgcaTAAGATGGGATAagtattaaaacaaaaaagtaatttgaatgtgagggtgtttttatttttatttttaaataattttttttaaaacgttTTTAAATAGAATATTAGAAACGTGtgttatttaactttttttttttctaattttcttttaaagttttttaatgGATTATGCGATTTGAATTCACACAAAACTATCTTCTTATCTCAATATTGTGTTGTTTCAATTTAGCTAAATTTTTATTCCTCCTCCAAAtaccttttctttctctcctctCCGAATCAAAACCTTTGAACTCAACCATGAAAGCAAAAGATTCAAATTATTGTTCTCTTAAAAGAATAATTGCTTgcttatttatatttatgaatcTCTCTTACTTGTTTGCATTTATATACCAGCCATATTATTGTCCCAAACAATCCTTCTCTTTCTCAGTCCATCAGCAAGATAATTCTGCGATATCATCTCTCCATCAGCAAGATAATTCTGCGATATCATCTCTTGGTCCAACTcctaagaaaacaaattctaATACAACTCCTAACTCCCTAGAAAAAACAAATCTTTCCCATATAGTTTTTGGCATTGCAGCTTCAGCCAAACTTTGGAACAAAAGGAAACAATATATCAGTTTATGGTGGAGACCCAATGAAATGCGTGGAAATGTTTGGTTAGATGAGCGTGTCAAAGTCGAACCTAATGATAATGATTTACCTCCTTTGAGGATTTCCAGTGATACTTCAAAGTTCAAGTACAAGCGCAAGGGAGGCCATCGGTCTGCCATACGAATAACACGCATAGTATCGGAGACCTTGAGGCTAGGCATGAAAGATGTTAGGTGGTTTGTAATGGGGGATGATGACACATTTTTTGTTCCTGATAATTTGGTCAAGGTTTTGCAGAAGTATGATCATAATAGCTATTATTATATTGGAAGTACATCTGAAAGTCATTTGCAAAACATAGACTTCTCATATAATATGGCctatggtggtggtggatttgcTATAAGTTATCCATTAGCAGTGGCACTTGAGAAAATGCAAGATAAGTGTATACAGAGGTATCCAGGTTTGTATGGATCAGATGATCGAATTCAAGCTTGCATGGCTGAACTAGGTGTTCCTCTCACAAAGGAAAAAGGATTTCACcaggttagtttttttttttcttaattaatatgCATGAAATTAAGAacctcatttttgtttgttcCACTAAACTTTTGTTAAACTAATGAAAATTGATTTCGTATTTATGTTAAGATATAGATAGGAGAGAGTTTGGAAACTCCATATAAGAAACAAAGACGTTTTTTCTATCCAAAGGGAACTGATAAGTGGTCAAATTACAGTAGAATTTTAGCTAGATAACATTTCTAAAAGTAGCCATTATAATAATGAGAACAAATTTCTGCGCCAAAGATTTATTATTGTAACCCTTTATGTGTGTAATTAAAACTAGTGTGTTGGGTTTCTCCAATAAATAtaatatgagaaatgatatgtccacaatatttttacaacatttttacaacaaatcttaagtggcaggttgttactggttgttattgttggggcaaaaaagtaatcttagtgttaagttcaaatttgaaccaataataactaaccacctatgatttgttgtgaaaatgttgtaaaaatgttgtggacgtagcacctctcatatGATATTATACAAACAATATAGAATTTAGATAAATAGATAGGGATATTTTATTACGGAGTAATTGTTAATAGCTAACGTGCCATCAATGGGTTTAAGCAAGACTGTTGTCTTGGGTTTAGTTTTACAATGATGAATTAAATTAATAACATGCCTAAAAATTAGCTATAAATAGAATAgaggaaataaaaatattcatctctaataatttatttcttcTCATTGAATTGGTGATTAGTTTGATGTGTATGGCAACCTAGTGGGCATCCTAGCAGCGCACCCAATTGCGCCTCTAGTCTCGTTACACCACTTAGACATGGAGGCTAATTACATATTTCCCAATACGAAGGACAAAGTGAAAGCCCTAAAACGACTCAGACGCCCAATGAAGATGGACTCGGCTGGGCTGATGCAACAATCCATTTGCTATGACAAAAATCGAAATTGGACGGTATCTGTTTCATGGGGTTACGTTGTACAAATATTCCAGGGCACTTTCTTAGCCAGAGATATGGAATTGCCTAGAAGAACCTTTGTTGATTGGCACCATAAAGTTGATGACATTGCTTTCTCCTTCAACACTCGCCCTAATAGTATGCACAAATGTGAAATACCATTTGTGTATTACATTTCTACTGCTACAAAATCGTCAAATAAGAATGAAATAGCCACTGAATATCTTCCGTATCAAACTCCACTATCAAACTGTGAATGGCAAGTGTCAACTCCTCCTCAAATTAAAAGAGTGGAGGTTTACAAGACGCCCAACCCATATTTGTGGGATAAGgtaatcagtttttttttttcctttctttaggACAATAGTCAATGAGTAATTACTACCTAATTTAATTGATGTTAAACACTAGAAAATGAATTTAGTCAACTTGAGTTACAAATATAATCATATTATCTGTCATTATCATGGTTGATAACTTACAtcgttttttatattttgaacaGCCTCCAAGAAGAAACTGTTGCAGGATCTTGCCGGGTAACAAGAGAGGTACTATGGTAATTGATGTGGGAGAATGCAAAGAAGATGAAATTATTGCATTGTAATGACAAAACTAGTAttgatttttcctattttgttgTTAATATTGCCCCTCATAATTTAATGATTTCTTCTCTCTATTTGAATATCCTCTTCTACTCTATTCAATCTAAAATCTCATGAATTGTTTGTAGAGATTCATGATGAgtccataattttattttatgtatgtgAACATAGGAAAACAAACATGGCTTTTTTCATCGGTGCATGAATGTAAGAACATTatttaggaaataaaaaattcttttatcaAAATGTTAAAAccaagtttaatttttatttatttattttatagtagcacaactctattaaaaaaaattataaaagttatgaatgagcaattttatttcaaagaacttattattaattttatgacaatacaaaaacattttgaaaatcatACTGGAACAGCCCGCAACACAATGACAGTGTCATACATATATGTCTGAATATATTCagacatatttttaaattttggctaaaatgcaaaactgacccactaagtttctttaaatttcatttcaatccacTAACTTTTCTTtcgttcatttcaatcctctaagttttagatttattcaattaaggcatttccattaacttttgttaatttttttttttaaatctagaaaatatttttcaatcattaattgaatttttttttaattttaaaaatgtgaagaaaaatttataaaattgaaaattaatcacaatatataataaaagttgatggacaaagtcttaattgaataaacttgaaagttagaggactgaaattaacaaaaacaaaattaaaggacgGAAATGAAATATTAAGAAACTTAGAGAAtcagttttgtattttacttttacccaaaaaaatttatgaaaagaTTGAAACAACATGGAAGGCTaatctcttattttattaatatttgagaTGGAAAACTTAGTTCATTTCGCTGGAGtagatttaccatttttttttttacctcataAATTCAAGATTAAGGATGGGATGTGTAGATAATTGTGATATatattaagattttaaaaatagattatcCCATAACTTCAAGTACTTATCATTTTAATTTCGAGTATTTATCATTTCATATATTAAGATTTCAAAAATAGATTATCAtgtaacttcaaatatttatcattttaatttcaattatttatcaTTTCATATATTAAGAATTTAAAAAGAGATTATCCTGTAACTTCGAGTACTTATCATTTTAATTTCGAGTATTTAtcatttctttaaataaaattatagccCGTGATTACATAATACATAGTTTGAAAACTGAATTTTAGAttgtaaatttaaaattctatgtATTATATTTAACTTAGGATTAAAgggtttctccaaaaaaaaaaaaaaaaggattaaaggtatatatatatatatatatatatatagcggaATAGTTTCCATCATTTCTAAGCTCTCAAGAGTAATTCCCTGGCAGCAGAACCCAGTGTGTGTGGCATCGAATGGCGGCGCTTAGAAGACTAGTTGGGCATAATCCTAATCTATCTTACACTTCTCTCCTTCCTCCAACTCTTCACATTTGTTCCAGAGGCATAGCTTCCAAACTTTTCGTTggaggtactctctctctctctctctctcttcctaacTTTTTGTTTCACTTTGCTTTACGACGTTGTACCATCTCAAACCGTTTAAGTAGTTATTACCCACTATTTATGTGTGACCAAAAACCAGTCATATGTTTCGCTGTTTATCACTTCATCTACCTCACCATAATGTTTTGGATTACTTGAACTATGACCATAACCTGTTCGACGTAATACCTATATGAATTTTTGCGTTTTCTTCAccttttttctacaaaatatatGCTCATTTAATTCATCCATAACCAAGTGAGGCTTCCAGAGATCTGAATGGTCTTGTGGGTactattgaaaatttgaaatcctTAACTACAACCATGTACATGGCTCTGACCTTAATTAAGAACTCATGCTAATCTTGATTACATTTACATCAAAACCTTTATGCTTATCAATATTCATGTATGGTTcagattgtttttattttcaaataaagtgGTGGAAGTTGTCTGCTCAAGTCTTGTCTAAATAGCATTTTATCTTTTTCGCTTAGCTACTAAATAATTAATCTTGAGATTGTTTTTGTATGTGTGAATGCCTTTTATCATCTGTAACCAACATAGAGATGTGATTCTCCTAGCTCATGTTTTTCTGATCAATATACTGTTGTGTTATACATGCTTTGTATTACTCACAGAATTCCAGATCCTACTTTTGATTACTGGATGGTTCTATCCAATTCAACCTGTTAAAGTCCGTTTGATGGGGGCTTTTATAGGGTGTTTCGTCATTTTAAAGAACAGAAGCATCTCATTAGATAAATCAAAGGTGCTTTAGCCTCTTGCTAATTTTGAGAAGCAGCACAAGGATTGCTTctcataatattaaaaaagaagttcATTGAATTGTACTAAAAAAGCACTAAAAAGGTTGTACCCAGTGCTGAAAGCTCTTGCTTTTGAAAGTTTTGGGAGGGGTGATTGGTAGGCAAGCTTACCcccaatttttttggaaaatgctGATTCCCAGACTCGAACCTGTGACCTATTGCTTTTGGTGAAAGGCACTTGCCATTGCACTGCGGCTTGACCTCTACTAAAAGAGCATTGGAATCTTTTATGAAATTGCTACTTAtttaagttttgaattttagtaGAATGTTTCCCTTGATACTTAGCAACATGCTTTGTCAAAAGAACACAAATCATATGGAAACATTTTCTCTTTGTATTTGTATGTAAAATATATCAAGCAGTGGAGAGCTTCATGATCCCTAGATTCAGGCCATAGAGTTTttctgattctttttttttggcttcttaTCTAAATCATTTTTCCATATTATCTTTGCCAACAAAAAGTTTTGGTTAAATGTATATTAACTCACTTagactttccaaaaaaaagGATAACATAGTTTGCAGCTTTTTTTGCCCTATATACTGTAtagtttctcaaatttttttttattttttattttatgttatgcaCTTGCTAAagcttttttttccctctcaatGCTGTAGGATTGTCATTTTACACCAATGACAAAGGATTATCAGAAGCATTTTCTCAATATGGTCAAGTTGTTGAAGGTGACAATGGGCTTTCCATATGCAATAACATTAAGTTACCCTCTTCAAGCCAGTAGAATATTCAGTTAGTTGGAGgttaacattttttctttttccagcTAAAGTTGTAATGGACAGAGTCTCAGACAGATCaaaaggatttggatttgtgACCTTTGCATCAGAAGATGAAGCTCAGAAAGCCCTTACAGAGATGAATGGAAAGGTAAGGCCCTGTTTTCATCTCTgcatttgattcttttaagctttgaaattcaaaaataacaaataactaCTGGCAGCCATTAAATGGGCGTGTTGTTTTTGTGGACTATGCGAAACCCAAATCTGATTTTGGAGGTGGAATGCCAATAGCAAGAGGGCCTCCAGAGCCAAGAGACGACAGTCAAGTACTTATATGAAGATATAATTTGCGCAATGGACAATGGCAGGAAAAGTTGGATTCCTATAAATTATGTCTTATCCAAATGTCTGTGTTAACTTTTTCCAGCTAATAATCTAATTTTGGTCGCAAGGCATGTGTCTGCTACAAGTAGAAGCACCACAAATCATCAGAAGCAACATCAGATAGTATTTTAGATCAATATCCAACAAACTTTGAATACAAGTTTTAAGTGTGATCTGTGAGATAAGAGTTCACTTGTCTTGAACATTTAATGAGTAAAGGTTGTAATATACTTTAATATTTTTGCAAACTGAGAGAGTTCATTTGTCTTAGACATATATGTATTTGAGCTTGAAACCAATCTGATCTGGAGCTTGAGAGTCTGACTCTCGATCTCAAGACTTGAAGCATGACAAGGAATCTGCGGTGGGAGCCTTGTATACAATATGTTAGGATCATACGcactaaaattatttcaaattttgccTTGATACAGCATCATGGTCTTGAAGGTGCATTGCCATTGGAGGGGACAATTGATCTGATTTTTGCCTTGATACAGCGTCATGGTCTTAAAGGTGCATTGCCATTGGAGGTGACAATTGGTCGACTACCTATTATAAAGTTATTCCATGACCAcatattttgtcacaacttaTTAAAGTGATCGACTATGAATGTTGAATCATCATTTTTACATGAACTTATCATTCATAGTCAAACATATTAGAATTGTAGCAAAATTGTGTCATTAGAGATTAGACTCTCTCTACTGTAAGAGAATTGCGTAACTTGGGTATGTGTTGTGCAGCTTGGTTCAAGAAGTCCAGATGGCTTGCAAAATGATTGCAGGAAAGTCTGGGGTCCAAGAAGTTCACATGGTTACGAAATGAGTGCATGCAAGTCTACATGGCTTTGTAGAATTATTCCACGCAAGTCCATATATATGTGGAGAAGAAATGTTGGAAAATATGGCTAAACaaacaagttttgattcaacaatACAAACCCGAAAAAATTagcaatgacaaaaataattagATAGAGTTAGAAAGATCTCACAAACTATAGAATCACGCAAAATGCATTGTCCTTAAAGGTTGATTCGTGCCACCCGGGATAAAACTCTGTGTGAATGGCTCTCTTGGCCGAACAACCCCCCAAGATTAGACTATAGTGATTTCTTCAAGTTGATCACACACTCAAGCAAGAAGAACTAGGAACAACCTTACTTGCCTttcctttccttaaaaaaaaaaaaaaattgaagctgAAATTTCTGGAGCAAACAAAGAGGATACGACTGGAGAAGATGGAAAATATGACTATTGAATAATGTGAGTTGTAGGGTTTATATATCAACTAAAGGAAGACTAGTGGGCTAACTAAATGGACTAGGCCTCTAATGGTTACTATGCAGATTTGATGCCTAACAGGCTACTTAGATACTCACCAACGGCCACATCAAATCAAATTTGGGCTAAAAGAAAGTAAGGGAAAATGTGAGGCCCAAGAATGATATAACAAACCtaagcccaagcccaagtcAACACCCAGCCCATAGTGTTCCAACTTACCACTTTAGATATGCAAAGCCTTATAAACTTATAACAATATTTATTCCTAACCAATGTGGGACACAAAGCAAAGGTTAAGTGTTTGATACACACATACTCCAATAATCCCCCACATGTTACAAACACTAAATTAGGAAAGACAATAAATTCAAGAAGGCATGCATCGATATGGTACCATAAGGTTTTAACCATACTTAGGATAAATAAGTAGGAACAACTAGACAATGGTAGAGTTAGACTCTTTTAACCAAGCTATTAGATAACCAAACTTACCACCCATATACCTTTCTTTACCGAGGTTGTTCCATAAGCAGGTTGGCGCCTTATTCAGGCCATGCGCCACTGGGTTTCATGAGAGCTCTAAAGACCTACCCAAGTCTCATAGGAAGCGACACAACTTCCACTGCCACATAGGTGGCATCCATCAAGAGTGTGTACAGTACACCCCATCCCAACAGGTAGGGACTATAGGTCCATTAACAGCTAGAGCTCAGCCTCCAACAATCCGCAACTTAACGCTGTCTCACACCATAGGAATGGACTCATCGCTAATCTCCTCAATGAGATAGCAGAATACATAATAACTAATAGTGCCCATATGGACCACAAATGACCTCTACCCATTTAACCCCTGCGTGGAATCACCCATCATAGAGGTTGGGCATTGGCCATAGTGTCACAATTTGGATATCAATCCTATCCCTCTCGATGTCTTACTCACTAGCCTTCTTGCTAGTGGCTTGGTCAAAAGATCGGCCAAATTCCTTTTTAACCTCACAAAGTGCAATGACATTACACCATTATCAATGAGTTGCCTCACAATATTGTGCCTCTATAGGATATGTCGACTTTTCCCATTATAGATTTTGCTTTTAACACTTGCTATGGCAGCTCGACAATCACAATGTATGCAAATAGAGGTAATAGAGTTAGTATACAATGGtatatcaattaaaaaactccTAAGCCACTCGGCTTCAGACCCAGCCTTCTTTAAGGCTATTAACTCTAATTCTATGGTGGATCTCGCTATGCAAGTCTGCTTGGATAATTTCCAAGAGACAGCCCCTCTAGCTAGTGTGAACACATATCCACTAATGGACTTGACCTTATCTGTATCAGAGATCCAATTAGCATCACAATATCCTTTTAATATAGCAGGATAACCACAATATgacaaaccataatcaaaagcATCCTTTAAATATCTTAACAATCTAGATATTGCATCACAATGCTCAATGCTAGGATTATGAGTATATCTACTTAATCTACCAACAACATATGTAATATCAGGGCGAGTACAGTTTGTCAAAAATATCAAACTACCAATGATTTGTGCATATTTATCTTATGAAACACTATCAccacaatttttaaataagtgCACCTTTGAGTCAAACAGAGTAGACATAGGTGACATATCAAAGtgttcaaactttttaagaattttttctaCATAGTGAGATTGTGATAGTGTAATGCAATCATTATCCCTAAGGATCTTGATGCCCAACATTATATTTGCCTCACCcaaatctttcatatcaaaattagTGGCAAGAAAGCATTTAGCATCATGCACAACATCAAGGCTAGTTCCAAATATAAGCAAgtcatcaacatataaacatataaaaacaccTTCATTATTAATAAACTTGTTATATATGCATTTATCTGCACCATTGATCACATACCCATGTGTAAGCATAACATTATCAAATTTTTCATACCATtgtttaggtgcttgttttaaacCCTATAAAGATTTAACCAACTTACAAACTTTATGTTCTTGTCCAACAACTACATAACCTTCAGGTTGctccatataaatctcttctTCTAAATCACCATTTAGAGAAACAGTTTTAACATCCATTTAATGTACTACAAGTTTGTAAATAGAAGCAATgacaaataaaattctaatagaTGCAATTCTAATAGATGCCACATTACCCTCTGGCTACTAAGCGAGCTTTAAacttatcaattataccattcggttttaatttccttttaaacACCCATTGGCAACTAATAGGTTTAACCTTAGGTGGTAGCTCAACTAATTCCCAAGTATGATTAGACATAATAGATTCCAATTCATTATTAATTGATTCCAATTCATTATTAATTGCTTCCAATCAAAAAGGTGCATTCACGGATTTAATTGCATCATAGTAACTTACAGGTTTATCTTCAATGACATAGGCAAGAAAATTGTTACCGTAATCCTTTTCCTTCCTAGCTCGCTTGCTCCTTCTTATTTCTTACACATCATTAACAAAGTCATTAGAAATTTCAATAGAATAATGcaattctttttccttatttttcaaaggaaACACATGCTCAAAGAATATGACATTTTTAGATTCAATAGTAGTGTATGATTCCAATATATCACTTTTGATGACAAGAAATCTATAGAACGAACTATTACAAGTATAGCCAATAAATACGCAATCACACGTTCTAGAACCAAGTTTTCTCCTTTTAGGCTTAGGTAGCACGACCTTAGCCAAGCACCCCCACACTTTGAGATATTCCAAGTTAGGTTTAAGCCATTCCCAAAGTTCATAAGGAGTTTTACCGGTTTTCTTATGAGGTATCTTATTTTAAATATGGCAAGCCGAAAGAATGGCATCCCCCCACTTGTTGGAAGATAGCCCAGAACTAACGAGCATAACATTCATCATCACTTTAAGAGTTATATTTTTCCTTTCGGCTATTCCATTAGATTTCGGTGAATAAGGTGGAGTTACCTAATGTATTATGCAATTTTGTTCACAAAATTCCTTAAAAGGATTAGACTCATATTCATCGCCTCTATCGGTTCTAAGTCTTTTAATCCTTTTATTCTTTTGGTTCTCAACTTcacttttatactttataaacATCTCCAAAGCTTCATCC
This genomic stretch from Castanea sativa cultivar Marrone di Chiusa Pesio chromosome 9, ASM4071231v1 harbors:
- the LOC142608599 gene encoding uncharacterized protein LOC142608599: MKAKDSNYCSLKRIIACLFIFMNLSYLFAFIYQPYYCPKQSFSFSVHQQDNSAISSLHQQDNSAISSLGPTPKKTNSNTTPNSLEKTNLSHIVFGIAASAKLWNKRKQYISLWWRPNEMRGNVWLDERVKVEPNDNDLPPLRISSDTSKFKYKRKGGHRSAIRITRIVSETLRLGMKDVRWFVMGDDDTFFVPDNLVKVLQKYDHNSYYYIGSTSESHLQNIDFSYNMAYGGGGFAISYPLAVALEKMQDKCIQRYPGLYGSDDRIQACMAELGVPLTKEKGFHQFDVYGNLVGILAAHPIAPLVSLHHLDMEANYIFPNTKDKVKALKRLRRPMKMDSAGLMQQSICYDKNRNWTVSVSWGYVVQIFQGTFLARDMELPRRTFVDWHHKVDDIAFSFNTRPNSMHKCEIPFVYYISTATKSSNKNEIATEYLPYQTPLSNCEWQVSTPPQIKRVEVYKTPNPYLWDKPPRRNCCRILPGNKRGTMVIDVGECKEDEIIAL
- the LOC142609904 gene encoding small RNA-binding protein 11, chloroplastic gives rise to the protein MAALRRLVGHNPNLSYTSLLPPTLHICSRGIASKLFVGGLSFYTNDKGLSEAFSQYGQVVEAKVVMDRVSDRSKGFGFVTFASEDEAQKALTEMNGKPLNGRVVFVDYAKPKSDFGGGMPIARGPPEPRDDSQVLI